A DNA window from Camelina sativa cultivar DH55 chromosome 17, Cs, whole genome shotgun sequence contains the following coding sequences:
- the LOC104757235 gene encoding bet1-like protein At4g14600 translates to MASNPHRGGAGGSLYGGAAPYRSREGLSTRSAAGSEEIQLRIDPMHSDLDDEILGLHGQVSQLKNIAQAIGSEAKFQRDFLDELQMTLMRAQAGVKNNIRKLNLSIIRSGNNHIMHVVLFALVLFFILYMWSKMFKR, encoded by the exons ATGGCGTCAAATCCTCACAGAGGCGGTGCGGGTGGTTCCTTATACGGAGGCGCTGCTCCTTATAGATCCAG AGAAGGGCTTAGCACTAGGAGTGCTGCAGGTTCAGAGGAAATCCAGCTGAGGATTGATCCTATGCACTCTGACCTTGATGATGAGATCCTTGGTCTCCATGGCCAAGTCAGCCAATTGAAAAAC ATTGCTCAAGCAATTGGGTCAGAAGCTAAGTTTCAGAGGGACTTCTTAGATGAACTG CAAATGACATTGATGAGAGCGCAAGCTGGGGTGAAGAACAACATAAGGAAACTGAACCTGAGCATAATCCGTAGTGGCAACAACCATATCATGCACGTGGTTCTTTTCGCACTCGTCCTTTTCTTTATCCTCTACATGTGGTCCAAGATGTTCAAAAGATAG
- the LOC104757234 gene encoding factor of DNA methylation 2-like, whose amino-acid sequence MFYHSVYLGISESIRQDSVLPFELPSTVVSDNANSTTNLEQATSLAFEGRKNQQLLLVIDRIIAEKKAQEKDLRTEMEKLDAKAKRLEGMLEAKNYDEAENELLLMDDDMNVSVQMAALEIGKADESLLKLEENHKMERNELLNKLSEFEKQLETKHILEMENLVRQSNELGKNDDINISVQMAALELGKPDERLFKLVEKQKMERKELLKKLIQFEKQLETKHVQEINLVRQSNDMQAAREVLIEVWPELDAQTDIGIKLMGKLDEKPFLNVCKKKYPAHEATAKAATLFSRWQENLKDSAWHPFKRELTGDKEKEVLDEEDEQLKKLKGEWGEEVHKAVKTAVEEKNEYNASGILELWNFKEERKATLQEVIEFFLTTSNDAEEPERCAITSAVI is encoded by the exons ATGTTTTATCATTCTGTTTACCTTGGAATTTCAGAGTCGATCAGACAAGATAGTGTATTGCCCTTTGAGTTACCATCTACCGTGGTGTCTGATAATGCCAATTCCACTACAAACCTAGAACAAGCCACATCTCTTGCGTTTGAAG gAAGAAAGAATCAACAGTTGCTTCTCGTTATCGATAGGATCATAGCAGAAAAAAAGGCGCAAGAAAAAGATCTGCGCACCGAGATGGAGAAGCTGGATGCTAAGGCCAAACGATTGGAAGGAATGTTGGAAGCAAAAAATTATGATGAAGCAGAGAATGAGCTACTACTCATG GATGATGATATGAACGTTTCAGTCCAGATGGCCGCCCTTGAGATCGGAAAGGCTGACGAAAGCCTGCTAAAACTTGAAGAAAATCATAAG ATGGAAAGAAATGAACTTTTGAACAAGTTAAGTGAGTTTGAGAAGCAGCTAGAGACCAAACATATACTGGAAATGGAGAACCTAGTACGCCAAAGCAATGAGCTCGGAAAGAATGATGATATTAACATTTCAGTCCAGATGGCCGCCCTTGAGCTCGGAAAGCCTGACGAACGCCTGTTCAAACTTGTAGAAAAGCAAAAG ATGGAAAGAAAAGAGCTTTTGAAGAAGTTAATTCAGTTTGAGAAGCAGCTAGAGACCAAACATGTACAGGAAATAAACCTAGTACGCCAAAGCAATGATATGCAAGCAGCGCGTGAAGTATTGATTGAG GTTTGGCCTGAGTTGGATGCCCAAACCGATATCGGGATAAAACTGATGGGAAAACTTGATGAGAAGCCCTTCCTGAATGTTTGCAAGAAGAAATATCCTGCACATGAAGCTACGGCTAAAGCTGCTACCCTTTTCTCTAGATGGCAGGAGAACCTCAAGGATTCAGCATGGCATCCGTTCAAAAGGGAATTAACCGGGGACAAAGAAAAA GAAGTGCTTGACGAAGAGGATGAACAGTTGAAGAAGCTTAAAGGAGAGTGGGGAGAAGAGGTGCATAAGGCTGTTAAAACAGCAGTCGAGGAGAAGAATGAGTATAATGCAAGTGGAATCCTAGAACTTTGGAACttcaaagaagaaaggaaagcaACACTTCAGGAAGTGATTGAATTTTTTCTAACAACGTCAAATGACGCAGAAGAACCTGAAAGGTGTGCTATAACTTCGGCAGTTATATAG
- the LOC104757236 gene encoding 50S ribosomal protein L34, chloroplastic, with protein MASLSTSVVASASSRLWNPSSNGKISVPSASLSLRNGSMRRGQFALSSSASSQLLHCSFLSSPLSLASPFSGLSIAFDLSGQTGGLNGQRRRGLVVRAGKAALCQTKRSRSRKSLARTHGFRRRMRTTSGRATIKRRRAKGRWNLCPKSNPSSGKRA; from the exons ATGGCTTCCTTATCCACTTCCGTTGTAGCTTCGGCTTCGTCGCGTTTATGGAATCCTTCTTCCAATGGCAAAATCAGCGTTCCTTCAGCTTCGCTCTCTCTGCGTAATGGTTCAATGAGACGGGGTCAGTTTGCTCTTAGCTCTTCCGCTTCTTCGCAGCTTCTCCACTGCTCGTTCCTCTCTTCACCTCTCTCCCTAGCGTCGCCATTTTCTG GTTTGTCCATTGCGTTTGATCTCAGCGGTCAAACTGGTGGACTGAATGGACAGAGACGCAGAGGCCTTGTGGTGAGAGCTGGAAAAGCTGCTCTGTGTCAAACAAAGAGAAGCAGATCAAGAAAATCTCTGGCTAGGACTCATGGTTTCCGTAGGAGGATGAGGACCACTAGTGGTAGAGCAACCATTAAGCGCCGACGTGCCAAGGGACGCTGGAACCTCTGTCCCAAGTCCAACCCTAGCAGTGGCAAACGGGCTTGA